AGAGAGTTAGAGCTTCGGGAAGACCTTCAATTTTCCAAGAAGTTTCTGCTGCAATTCTCAACCAGCATTCAATATCTTCTGACTGACGAAAGTTTTCATCGAAGTAAAAGTTTTCTACTTCTCCATGTAGATTATCTTGAAAACAAATTTCCTCAAACACTTCCCGACGAATTACTGGTGCAGAACCATTGCCAACGGGATTGCGACAGAGAAGGTGAGAAGGAGTAATATTTTGTAATTTGGGCATTTGGTAAATACCTAACGACTGTCCCTGACTGTCGATAAATTCAGAACGGCTAAAACTTACTCCCACTTGAGGCAAAGATTCTAAATGTTTTACGTGTCGTGCTAGTTTTTCGGGTAGCCAAAGATCGTCTGAGTCGAGAAAAGCTAAATAGTTACCTTGAGCGTGGCGAATTCCAGTATTTCTCGCTCCCGCTAAACCGCGATTTTTTTGACTAATGATTTTAATTCGAGGATCGCTATAGCCTTGGCAGATTTCCACGCTGCGATCGGGTGATTCATCGTCGATAATTAATAGTTCAAAATGAGGATAGGTTTGATTTAAAACCGAGTTAATAGTTTGGGCGATATAGTTTTCGACATTGTAAACGGGAACGATTACCGAAACTAGCTTCATTGTGCTACCTCAATATTTAAATTTGCGATTAAATACAGTATTGCTGCCTTATGTTTGCGATCGCGTCAGCGTTAAATTGCATTTGGTATAAGTTTTTGTATAACTTTTAGAAAATGTTGGAGTTTTTAGTTTTTCGCTCTAGTGGTCTGCCCATTAATTAATGATGGGTAATATTTTCCCAATCCCTTAGTCCTCTTAGTCAGACGCTGGAGCGTCTCGCCTTGCCCTTGGCAAGTCGGCAGCCTCCAGTTATCTCGTCTATAACCTACACAACACAAGCCAGATAAAGGGTTAATGTTGTGTATGGCTTCTACAACAAGATTGTGATTCACAGGGCGATCGGTAGCTAACGTCCATTTCTTTGCTGTAAATATTCTA
This region of Myxosarcina sp. GI1 genomic DNA includes:
- a CDS encoding glycosyltransferase; this encodes MKLVSVIVPVYNVENYIAQTINSVLNQTYPHFELLIIDDESPDRSVEICQGYSDPRIKIISQKNRGLAGARNTGIRHAQGNYLAFLDSDDLWLPEKLARHVKHLESLPQVGVSFSRSEFIDSQGQSLGIYQMPKLQNITPSHLLCRNPVGNGSAPVIRREVFEEICFQDNLHGEVENFYFDENFRQSEDIECWLRIAAETSWKIEGLPEALTLYRVNGEGLSANLFKQFDSWEQMITKHRDRSPQLLAAWENPARAYQLRYLARRAVRLKNGDMAVKLTHRALATHWQIVLGEPNRTLQTLFAAYLLKLLPLSFYRGCENLALKLTGIVHQLHILRDRFAVKYV